The proteins below are encoded in one region of Passer domesticus isolate bPasDom1 chromosome 22, bPasDom1.hap1, whole genome shotgun sequence:
- the LOC135285180 gene encoding transcription factor HES-5-like: protein MAPSAVFLEPDNLLTPKEKNKLRKPVVEKMRRDRINSSIEQLKLLLEKEFQRHQPNSKLEKADILEMTVSYLKQQSQLQMKTAGSFHKSSQFDFREGYSRCLQEAFYFLSLHKVRTETQTKLLSHFQKSQSAAPEVSFSPGNASALKQVSPKDSSPLWRPW from the exons ATGGCTCCCAGCGCTGTTTTCCTGGAGCCCGACAACCTGCTGACACcgaaggagaaaaacaaa CTGAGGAAGCCGGTGGTGGAGAAAATGCGCCGGGACCGGATTAACAGCAGCATCGAGCAGCtgaagctgctcctggagaaggagTTCCAGAGGCACCAGCCCAACTCCAAGCTGGAGAAAGCCGACATCCTGGAGATGACTGTCAGCTACCTgaagcagcagagccagctgcagaTGAAGA ctgcaggaTCCTTCCATAAAAGCTCCCAGTTTGACTTCAGAGAGGGCTACTCCAGGTGCTTGCAAGAAGCTTTCTATTTCCTCTCTCTCCACAAAGTCCGAACTGAAACACAGACCAAACTTTTAAGCCACTTCCAGAAGAGCCAGTCAGCTGCTCCAGAGGTCTCCTTCTCCCCTGGGAACGCCAGTGCCCTGAAACAAGTGTCTCCAAAGGACAGCAGCCCTCTCTGGAGGCCCTGGTAG